The following are encoded together in the Arvicanthis niloticus isolate mArvNil1 chromosome 11, mArvNil1.pat.X, whole genome shotgun sequence genome:
- the Zfp36l2 gene encoding mRNA decay activator protein ZFP36L2 — protein sequence MSTTLLSAFYDIDFLCKTEKSLANLNLNNMLDKKAVGTPVAAAPSSSFTPGFLRRHSASNLHALAHPVPSPGSCSPKFPSAPNGGSCGPAGAGGPSSYGQLKEPSGGSGTALVNKESKFRDRSFSENGERSQHLLHLQQQQQQQKGGSGSQINSTRYKTELCRPFEESGTCKYGEKCQFAHGFHELRSLTRHPKYKTELCRTFHTIGFCPYGPRCHFIHNADERRPAPSGGASGDLRAFGARDALHLGFAREPRPKLHHSLSFSGFPSGHHQPPGGLESPLLLDSPTSRTPPPPSCSSASSCSSSASSCSSTSAASTPSGGPTCCATAAAAAAALLYGPGGAEDLLTPGTPCASCSTTSCANNAFAFGPELSSLITPLAIQTHSFAAAAAAYYRSQQQGLAGPAPPPAQPPAAPAPPSPPFGFQLPRRLSESPVFDAPPSPPDSLSDRDSYLSGSLSSGSLSGSESPSLDPGRRLPIFSRLSISDD from the exons ATGTCGACCACACTTCTGTCAGCCTTCTACGATATCGACTTCTTGTGCAAG ACGGAGAAATCCCTGGCAAACCTCAATCTAAACAACATGCTGGACAAGAAGGCGGTGGGGACGCCCGTGGCCGCTGCCCCGAGCTCGAGCTTCACTCCGGGCTTCCTGCGACGCCACTCCGCCAGCAACCTCCACGCGCTCGCCCACCCCGTTCCCAGTCCGGGCAGCTGCTCGCCTAAGTTCCCAAGCGCCCCTAACGGCGGCAGCTGTGGCCCCGCAGGCGCGGGCGGCCCGTCCTCCTACGGCCAGCTCAAGGAGCCTTCAGGGGGCAGCGGCACGGCGCTGGTCAACAAGGAGAGCAAATTCCGGGACCGCTCGTTCAGCGAGAACGGCGAGCGCAGCCAGCACCTCCTgcacctgcagcagcagcagcagcagcagaaggggGGCAGCGGCTCCCAGATCAACTCCACGCGCTACAAGACCGAGCTGTGCCGGCCCTTCGAGGAGAGCGGCACGTGCAAGTACGGCGAGAAGTGCCAGTTCGCGCACGGCTTCCACGAGCTGCGCAGCCTCACTCGGCACCCCAAGTACAAGACGGAGCTGTGCCGCACCTTCCACACGATCGGCTTCTGCCCCTACGGCCCGCGCTGCCATTTCATCCACAACGCGGACGAGCGGCGGCCCGCGCCGTCGGGGGGCGCCTCCGGGGACCTGCGAGCGTTTGGCGCGCGCGACGCGCTGCACCTGGGCTTTGCCCGGGAGCCGCGGCCCAAGCTGCAtcacagcctcagtttctccgGCTTCCCGTCCGGCCACCACCAGCCGCCGGGGGGGCTGGAGTCGCCGCTGCTGCTCGACAGCCCCACGTCGCGCACGCCGCCGCCGCCCTCCTGCTCGTCGGCCTCGTCCTGTTCCTCATCggcctcttcctgctcctccaccTCGGCGGCCTCCACGCCCTCGGGCGGCCCGACGTGCTGCGccacggcggcggcggcggcggccgcgcTGCTCTACGGCCCCGGGGGCGCGGAGGACCTGCTGACCCCCGGGACGCCGTGCGCCTCCTGCTCGACCACCTCGTGCGCCAACAACGCCTTCGCCTTCGGCCCGGAGCTGAGCAGCCTCATCACGCCGCTTGCCATCCAGACCCACAGCTTCGCGGCCGCGGCCGCCGCCTACTACCGCAGCCAGCAGCAGGGCCTGGCGGGCCCCGCGCCGCCCCCTGCACAGCCCCCCGCGGCCCCCGCGCCGCCCTCGCCGCCCTTCGGCTTCCAGCTGCCGCGCCGTCTGTCCGAGTCGCCCGTGTTCGACGCGCCCCCCAGCCCCCCGGACTCGCTGTCGGACCGCGACAGCTACCTGAGCGGCTCGCTGAGCTCGGGCAGCCTCAGCGGCTCCGAGTCCCCCAGCCTGGACCCCGGCCGTCGCCTGCCCATCTTCAGCCGCCTCTCCATCTCCGACGACTGA